A window from Herbaspirillum sp. meg3 encodes these proteins:
- a CDS encoding amino acid ABC transporter permease, whose amino-acid sequence MLIQNMLDFLPILLRGAWVTIEVTIYAFILSSVIGLAFALMKLSRWKPLAITAATVINIIRGLPIIVQLFYIYFVLPEFGIQLSAFQAGVIGLGIAYSAYQAENFRAGIEAVDVGQIEAAQSIGMKNPMIMRRVVLPQAFRIALPPYGNTLVMMLKDSSLVSTITVLEMTRAGQMIASSTFQNMTVYTMVAILYLLLSLPLVFIIRRLEIRTGKGKAK is encoded by the coding sequence ATGCTTATCCAGAACATGCTCGATTTCCTGCCCATCCTGCTGCGTGGCGCATGGGTGACCATCGAGGTCACGATTTACGCTTTCATCCTGAGCTCGGTGATCGGCCTCGCCTTTGCGCTGATGAAGCTCTCGCGCTGGAAGCCGCTGGCAATCACTGCCGCAACCGTCATCAACATCATTCGCGGGCTGCCGATCATCGTGCAGCTGTTCTACATCTATTTCGTGCTGCCTGAATTCGGCATCCAGCTGAGCGCATTTCAGGCCGGCGTGATCGGACTCGGGATTGCCTACTCCGCCTATCAGGCCGAAAACTTCCGCGCCGGTATCGAAGCCGTCGACGTTGGGCAAATCGAGGCCGCGCAATCGATCGGCATGAAGAATCCCATGATCATGCGCCGCGTGGTGCTGCCGCAGGCGTTTCGCATCGCCCTGCCGCCCTACGGCAACACACTGGTGATGATGCTCAAGGATTCGTCGCTGGTGTCGACCATCACCGTGCTGGAAATGACACGCGCGGGCCAGATGATCGCTTCTTCAACCTTCCAGAACATGACGGTCTACACCATGGTCGCGATCTTGTATCTGCTGCTGAGCCTGCCGCTGGTATTCATCATCCGCCGCCTGGAAATCCGTACCGGTAAAGGAAAAGCCAAATGA
- a CDS encoding amino acid ABC transporter ATP-binding protein: MIEVKQIHKCFGKHEVLKGVSLQVAQGEVVCLIGPSGSGKSTVLRCINGLETYEAGEILINGQRVDSMSPSIHQLRTRVGMVFQRFNLFPHRTVLENVVEGPIFVNKIAPEVAKKSAMALLEKVGLAQRADSYPSQLSGGQQQRVAIARALAMQPQAILFDEPTSALDPELVGEVLAVMRTLAADGMTMIVVTHEMGFAKEVADRVCFLHSGTIVEEGPAKDVLGAPQHARTKDFLRRILAPQIGEQGDHQGALVTP; the protein is encoded by the coding sequence ATGATCGAGGTCAAGCAGATCCATAAATGTTTCGGCAAGCATGAAGTATTGAAAGGCGTGTCGCTGCAAGTAGCACAAGGTGAAGTCGTCTGCCTGATCGGTCCGTCGGGTTCGGGCAAGTCCACGGTGCTCCGCTGCATCAACGGGCTGGAAACCTACGAAGCCGGAGAGATCCTCATCAATGGGCAACGCGTCGACAGCATGTCGCCGTCCATCCATCAACTGCGCACGCGGGTCGGCATGGTGTTCCAGCGCTTCAATCTTTTCCCGCATCGCACCGTGCTGGAGAATGTGGTCGAAGGCCCGATCTTCGTCAACAAGATCGCACCGGAGGTCGCCAAGAAATCCGCCATGGCGCTGCTGGAAAAAGTCGGCCTGGCGCAGCGCGCTGATTCTTACCCCAGCCAGTTGTCCGGCGGCCAGCAACAGCGCGTGGCGATTGCCCGTGCACTGGCGATGCAGCCGCAGGCGATCCTGTTTGATGAGCCGACTTCTGCGCTCGATCCCGAACTGGTCGGCGAAGTGCTTGCCGTCATGCGCACGCTGGCAGCCGACGGCATGACCATGATCGTGGTCACGCATGAGATGGGTTTCGCCAAAGAAGTGGCCGACCGCGTCTGCTTTTTGCATAGCGGCACCATCGTCGAAGAAGGGCCGGCCAAGGATGTACTTGGCGCGCCTCAACACGCACGCACCAAGGATTTTCTGCGCCGTATTCTGGCGCCGCAGATCGGAGAACAAGGCGATCATCAGGGAGCGTTGGTGACACCATGA
- a CDS encoding NAD(P)/FAD-dependent oxidoreductase yields the protein MNTMSKPLHPSLAGAALPPSLWAATATEAAPTPPCAESKTVDVAIIGGGYTGLSAALHLAEAGVKVCVLEASEPGWGASGRNGGQVIPGLKYDPDQLRVMFGSAKAEGLIDTIGNAADTVFDLIARHNIDCDAVRNGWIQPAHSAAVMPTLEKRAAQWAERGAPIELLDRDAVARRIGTSAYVGAWVDRRAGSIHPLKYCRGLARAALAQGATIHGRTPVIKLERQGQRWLLHTEQGAIITAERVIIATNGYTGALWPQLKQSVIAANSFIVATRPLPAALGDSILANKEVVSDSRRLLLYYRRDAEGRMLMGGRGPFPDPQGPQDFAHLERSLALLFPQLAGVEYEYRWAGRVAITRDFLPHVHEPAAGLTIALGYNGRGIAMASTMGRCLAQRLTGDGTASASFPFPISTIQPIPFHGLQRFYIAAGVAYYSILDKLS from the coding sequence ATGAACACCATGAGCAAACCCCTGCATCCATCTCTGGCCGGCGCGGCGCTGCCGCCTTCACTCTGGGCGGCTACCGCAACGGAAGCCGCACCAACACCGCCCTGCGCCGAATCCAAAACCGTCGATGTCGCCATCATCGGCGGCGGCTACACTGGTTTGTCCGCTGCCTTGCATCTGGCTGAAGCCGGTGTGAAGGTCTGCGTGCTGGAAGCCAGCGAGCCTGGCTGGGGTGCTTCCGGACGTAACGGCGGCCAGGTGATTCCCGGTCTGAAATATGATCCTGATCAGTTGCGCGTGATGTTCGGCTCCGCCAAAGCGGAAGGCCTCATCGACACCATAGGCAATGCCGCCGACACCGTGTTCGACCTGATCGCGCGTCACAACATTGACTGCGATGCCGTGCGCAACGGCTGGATCCAGCCGGCGCATTCAGCCGCCGTCATGCCCACGCTGGAAAAGCGCGCGGCACAATGGGCCGAACGCGGTGCACCGATTGAGTTGCTGGATCGTGACGCGGTCGCGCGCCGCATCGGCACCTCCGCGTATGTCGGCGCCTGGGTAGATCGCCGCGCAGGCAGTATCCATCCGTTGAAATACTGCCGCGGGCTGGCGCGTGCGGCATTGGCACAAGGCGCAACCATCCACGGCCGTACGCCCGTCATCAAACTGGAACGCCAGGGACAACGCTGGCTGCTGCATACCGAGCAAGGCGCAATCATCACCGCCGAGCGCGTGATCATCGCCACCAACGGCTATACCGGCGCACTGTGGCCGCAACTGAAGCAATCCGTGATTGCCGCCAACAGCTTCATCGTGGCGACACGTCCGCTACCGGCAGCCTTGGGCGACAGTATTCTGGCGAACAAGGAAGTGGTGTCCGACTCGCGGCGGCTGTTGCTGTACTACCGCCGGGATGCCGAGGGCCGCATGCTCATGGGTGGGCGCGGGCCCTTCCCTGATCCGCAAGGGCCGCAGGACTTTGCGCATCTGGAGCGTTCGCTGGCGCTGCTGTTTCCGCAACTGGCGGGTGTTGAATATGAATATCGCTGGGCCGGTCGTGTGGCGATCACGCGCGACTTCCTGCCACATGTCCACGAACCGGCCGCCGGACTGACGATCGCTCTCGGCTACAACGGCCGCGGCATTGCCATGGCCAGCACCATGGGGCGCTGCCTGGCGCAACGCCTGACAGGCGACGGTACGGCATCTGCAAGTTTCCCGTTTCCGATCAGCACGATACAGCCGATTCCTTTTCATGGACTGCAGCGCTTTTATATCGCTGCCGGCGTGGCGTATTACAGCATTCTCGACAAGCTGTCGTAA
- a CDS encoding fimbrial protein, with translation MQKSIIASFLAIAALAPAAAFASDGTITINGTVTAQTCTINGGSPNLAVTLPTVSTSALASAGQTATPTPFTIALTACNPNSGNVRAFFETGSNVLATRRLKNNGTATNLEIGLLNTDNTPISIGAASGAQGAASVAISSGNANLTYMAQYVATGTVGAGTVTTSVTYSIEFP, from the coding sequence ATGCAAAAATCGATCATCGCTTCCTTCCTGGCTATCGCTGCCCTGGCTCCTGCTGCTGCCTTCGCTTCCGACGGCACCATCACCATCAACGGCACTGTGACGGCACAAACCTGCACCATCAACGGCGGTAGTCCTAACCTCGCCGTCACGCTGCCAACCGTTTCGACCTCTGCCCTGGCCTCCGCCGGACAAACGGCTACTCCGACGCCTTTCACCATCGCCTTGACTGCTTGTAATCCGAACAGCGGTAATGTGCGCGCTTTCTTTGAAACTGGTTCTAACGTCCTTGCCACGCGCCGCCTGAAGAACAACGGCACGGCAACCAATCTGGAGATCGGCCTGCTGAACACAGATAACACGCCTATCTCAATCGGCGCGGCATCCGGCGCGCAGGGCGCCGCCTCTGTTGCCATCTCCAGCGGCAATGCCAATCTGACTTATATGGCGCAGTACGTGGCTACCGGCACCGTCGGCGCTGGTACCGTCACTACCAGCGTGACGTATTCCATCGAGTTTCCATAA
- a CDS encoding SDR family oxidoreductase: MIVVTGATGQLGRLVIAALLKTVPAGQIAAAVRSPEKAGDLAALGVQVRRADYSDAASLDAAFQGATKVLLISSNEIGARLAQHRAVIDAAKRAKVQLLAYTSVLRADTSSLGLAAEHLDTEQAIKDSGVPAVILRNGWYTENYTAGVPGAVAQGAIYGSAGEGRISSAARSDYAEAAAVVLAGQGHVGKIYELAGDSAYTLAELAAEVSRQSGKPVEYRNIPEADYKAALIGFGLPEVVAALLSNSDTAASKGALFDEGRQLSTLIGHPTTAWSASVAAALK, translated from the coding sequence ATGATCGTCGTTACCGGAGCTACCGGCCAGCTGGGCCGTCTCGTCATTGCCGCATTGTTGAAAACCGTCCCCGCCGGCCAGATCGCCGCCGCCGTGCGCAGCCCAGAAAAAGCCGGCGATCTTGCCGCCTTGGGCGTGCAGGTTCGCCGCGCCGACTATTCCGATGCCGCCAGCCTTGATGCGGCGTTTCAGGGCGCCACCAAAGTTTTGCTGATCTCGTCGAATGAAATTGGCGCACGTCTGGCTCAGCATCGTGCCGTCATCGATGCCGCCAAGCGCGCCAAGGTGCAATTGCTGGCCTACACCAGCGTCCTGCGTGCGGACACCTCGTCACTGGGTCTGGCTGCCGAGCATTTGGACACCGAGCAAGCCATCAAAGACAGCGGCGTGCCTGCGGTCATCTTGCGCAATGGTTGGTATACCGAGAACTACACCGCCGGCGTGCCGGGTGCGGTAGCGCAAGGCGCTATCTACGGCAGCGCCGGTGAGGGCCGCATTTCATCGGCAGCGCGCAGCGACTATGCGGAGGCTGCTGCCGTGGTGCTGGCAGGTCAAGGGCATGTGGGCAAGATTTATGAGTTGGCCGGCGACAGTGCCTACACACTGGCCGAACTGGCTGCAGAAGTGTCGCGCCAGTCCGGTAAGCCGGTGGAATATCGCAATATTCCGGAAGCGGATTACAAGGCTGCGCTGATTGGTTTCGGCCTGCCGGAAGTCGTTGCGGCTCTGTTGTCCAATTCGGATACGGCTGCCTCCAAGGGCGCATTGTTTGACGAAGGGCGACAACTCTCCACGTTGATCGGTCATCCGACGACGGCGTGGTCGGCATCGGTTGCGGCTGCGTTGAAGTAA
- a CDS encoding helix-turn-helix domain-containing protein — protein sequence MNTRDPLPSSPDDHVSLKERLRRGELFSGDCPSRGVLKHITSRWGVLILVALLVGTHRFSDLRRKIGGISEKMLAQTLQDLEGDGLVIRKSYDVVPPHVDYTLSPLGLEAAQHVEALTDWIESSLPRIMEIREEMQKA from the coding sequence ATGAATACACGAGATCCCCTTCCAAGCTCGCCTGACGACCACGTTTCGCTCAAAGAACGGCTGCGCCGCGGCGAGCTGTTTTCCGGCGATTGCCCGTCGCGCGGCGTCCTCAAGCACATCACCAGCCGCTGGGGCGTGCTGATTCTGGTGGCGTTGCTGGTCGGCACGCACCGTTTCAGCGACCTGCGCCGCAAAATCGGCGGTATCAGCGAAAAGATGCTCGCCCAGACCTTGCAAGATCTGGAAGGCGACGGCCTGGTGATCCGCAAGTCCTATGACGTCGTACCGCCCCATGTGGACTACACCTTGTCGCCACTGGGACTGGAGGCGGCGCAACACGTGGAAGCGCTGACGGATTGGATAGAGTCCAGCTTGCCGCGGATTATGGAAATACGGGAAGAAATGCAGAAGGCGTAA
- a CDS encoding exopolyphosphatase translates to MSETKKYRLVTRSDFDGLVCAVLLKHLNMIDEILFVHPKDMQDGKIAISDNDITTNLPFVPGVHIAFDHHLSETIRNTGERKNHVIHPDAPSAARVVYDYYGGEKVFPASWGDMMAAVDKGDAARFNEQEVLNPEGWDLLNFLMDARTGLGRFRDFRISNYNLMMDLIELCKTHTIEQIMASPDVKERKDLYFEHAEKCKDQIRRCATVHKNLVVLDLRNEEVIFAGNRFIIYALFPQTNISIHVLWGLKNQNTVFATGKSILNRTSKTNIGALMLEYGGGGHENAGTCQVENDKAEEVLKVLISRINADG, encoded by the coding sequence ATGTCGGAAACAAAAAAATATCGTCTGGTGACACGTAGCGATTTTGATGGATTGGTGTGCGCAGTGCTGTTGAAGCACCTCAATATGATCGACGAAATCCTGTTCGTGCATCCCAAAGACATGCAGGACGGAAAAATCGCCATCAGCGACAACGATATCACCACCAACCTGCCGTTCGTGCCTGGCGTGCACATCGCCTTCGATCACCATCTGTCGGAAACCATCCGCAATACCGGTGAGCGCAAGAATCACGTGATCCATCCCGACGCACCGTCAGCCGCGCGCGTGGTGTACGACTACTACGGCGGTGAAAAGGTGTTCCCGGCATCGTGGGGCGACATGATGGCAGCCGTCGACAAGGGCGACGCCGCACGCTTCAACGAACAGGAAGTGCTCAACCCGGAAGGCTGGGATCTGCTCAACTTCCTGATGGATGCCCGCACCGGCCTCGGCCGTTTCCGCGACTTCCGCATCTCCAACTACAACCTGATGATGGATCTGATCGAACTGTGCAAAACGCACACCATTGAACAGATCATGGCCTCGCCCGACGTCAAGGAACGCAAGGACCTGTACTTCGAGCACGCTGAGAAGTGCAAGGATCAAATCCGCCGCTGCGCCACCGTGCACAAGAACCTGGTCGTACTGGATCTGCGCAACGAAGAAGTCATCTTCGCCGGCAACCGCTTCATCATCTATGCCCTGTTCCCGCAAACGAACATCTCCATCCACGTACTGTGGGGCCTGAAAAACCAGAACACCGTCTTCGCCACCGGCAAATCGATCCTCAACCGCACGTCGAAGACCAACATCGGCGCGCTGATGCTGGAATACGGTGGCGGCGGACATGAGAACGCGGGTACTTGCCAGGTGGAGAACGACAAGGCGGAAGAAGTCTTGAAGGTGCTGATTTCGCGCATTAACGCGGATGGCTAA